A single genomic interval of Oreochromis aureus strain Israel breed Guangdong linkage group 12, ZZ_aureus, whole genome shotgun sequence harbors:
- the LOC120443086 gene encoding tropomyosin-2-like — protein sequence MEAQNKELEERQQHQPDIKIINEGWGIKFAQAREQIVHLIKENKQKSAELKEMTNQLQDKKTMTDKIQWDLQYMDQRYQLLQRQLHEAVEEKKEILQQKEEQDKKQRDMQHELKSMQEKYRMLKESLDETLRQNKDLLQQKEQQQERLEEGKRIVQDFESKNLKLQEFCNQLEDKATKVEEEKDKLEKRCSQMQKRIDQIARNNSELVKGFWWNSIT from the coding sequence ATGGAAGCCCAAAATAAAGAGCTGGAAGAAAGACAACAGCACCAGCCGGACATAAAAATTATTAATGAGGGCTGGGGAATCAAGTTTGCTCAGGCCCGAGAGCAGATTGTGCACCTcattaaagaaaacaagcaaaagagtGCAGAACTAAAAGAAATGACCAACCAGCTCCAAGACAAGAAGACGATGACTGATAAGATACAATGGGATCTCCAATACATGGACCAAAGGTATCAGCTGCTCCAAAGACAGCTCCATGAAGCtgtggaagaaaagaaagaaatcctcCAACAGAAGGAAGAGCAGGACAAAAAGCAAAGAGACATGCAGCACGAACTGAAGAGCATGCAGGAAAAATACCGAATGCTGAAAGAAAGCCTGGATGAAACACTGCGCCAAAATAAAGACCTTCTTCAACAGAAAGAGCAACAGCAGGAAAGACTGGAAGAAGGAAAACGTATTGTCCAGGACTTTGAGTCTAAAAATCTAAAACTGCAAGAGTTTTGTAATCAGCTGGAGGACAAAGCAACTAAAGTGGAAGAAGAAAAGGACAAACTGGAGAAACGCTGCTCACAGATGCAGAAAAGGATCGATCAGATAGCGAGAAACAACTCAGAGCTCGTTAAGGGATTTTGGTGGAATTCAATAACTTGA